A stretch of the Anaerolineae bacterium genome encodes the following:
- the dnaJ gene encoding molecular chaperone DnaJ, with translation MARDYYEVLGVPRNASQEEIKRAFRRLARHYHPDVSDAPDAEERFKEINEAYAVLSDPEKRAAYDRFGHAGVNNMGGAPDFTTMDFADLFEELFGFGFGRRTGPRRPRPRRGRDVHLKVTLTFEEAAFGTEKAIEVTRQEVCPVCQGSGAAPGTQPVRCATCGGMGRVRQARQTFFGTLVQESVCPTCGGTGEAITTPCSECGGRGRVRRTVRRVVPIPPGVDTGTQIRLAGEGHAGEHGGPAGDLYLEVQVKPHRFFRRKGDDVLLQVSVNMAQAALGAEIKVPTLDGEAVLRIPAGTQPGQVFRLPGKGFPHLRGSGRGDQVVVVDVEIPKRLNAEQRELLEKLAASLGTEVKPQPRSVMDRLRDFLLGEG, from the coding sequence ATGGCCCGTGATTACTACGAAGTGCTTGGCGTTCCGCGTAATGCTTCTCAAGAGGAAATCAAACGCGCTTTTCGGCGTCTGGCGCGGCATTATCACCCCGATGTGAGCGATGCGCCCGACGCCGAGGAGCGTTTTAAGGAAATCAACGAAGCCTACGCCGTGCTTTCGGACCCTGAAAAGCGGGCGGCTTACGATCGCTTTGGGCACGCCGGGGTGAACAACATGGGCGGCGCGCCGGACTTCACCACCATGGATTTTGCCGACCTGTTCGAGGAATTGTTCGGCTTTGGCTTTGGTCGGCGCACAGGACCGCGCCGCCCGCGTCCGCGTCGAGGGCGGGATGTGCATCTCAAGGTCACTTTAACTTTTGAAGAGGCCGCCTTCGGCACTGAGAAGGCCATCGAGGTCACCCGGCAGGAGGTGTGTCCGGTCTGCCAGGGTTCTGGTGCGGCGCCGGGCACCCAGCCGGTGCGCTGCGCCACCTGCGGCGGCATGGGGCGGGTGCGCCAGGCCAGGCAGACCTTTTTCGGTACCCTGGTTCAGGAGTCGGTCTGCCCCACCTGCGGCGGCACGGGGGAAGCGATCACCACCCCCTGCTCCGAGTGCGGGGGGCGGGGGCGGGTGCGGCGTACCGTGCGCCGGGTGGTGCCCATCCCCCCGGGGGTAGACACGGGCACCCAGATCCGCCTGGCCGGGGAAGGCCACGCGGGCGAACATGGCGGCCCGGCCGGAGACCTGTACCTGGAGGTGCAGGTTAAACCCCATCGCTTCTTCCGCCGCAAGGGCGACGATGTGCTGTTGCAGGTGAGCGTCAACATGGCGCAGGCCGCCTTGGGGGCGGAGATCAAAGTGCCCACGCTGGACGGCGAGGCCGTGTTGCGCATCCCGGCGGGGACACAGCCCGGCCAGGTATTCCGCCTGCCGGGGAAAGGCTTCCCTCACCTGCGGGGGAGTGGGCGCGGCGATCAGGTGGTGGTGGTGGATGTGGAGATTCCGAAACGGCTCAACGCCGAACAGCGGGAACTGCTGGAGAAACTGGCCGCCAGCCTGGGCACGGAGGTCAAACCCCAGCCGCGCAGCGTGATGGACCGCCTGCGGGACTTCTTGCTGGGAGAGGGGTAG